The DNA segment TAGTTGTCGTACACCTCGTTGAAGAAGTTCTTGATGGCCTCCTCCGTCTGCGGGCTCGTCGGGTTGGCGCCCACCGACGTCGAGCTgcgcgtcgacgtcgccgccccgctgctgccgccgccggccatgccCGCGCCCGTGGCTGTTGCAGTGGCCGTCGGCTggtgcagcagcaggaacTTGACGTTGCCGCCTGTGATGAAGCAGGAGATGTAGTTGGCGAAGAACTTGTCGATTACTTTGAGGTAGCTGCTTCGTAGGCAGGCATCCCGGATGCATCGCGTTTTTAGTGGCTGTTTTGTTTTATTCTTATTCTTTTCCCCGGCCGTGGGAAGGGGAGAGGGGCTGGGaagaagggggaagggggacgGGGAGTAGAGACAGCTTACTTACAGCTGCCCGTTCGCCCACTGCACTTCTTCGACGATGTCGAGGCTGCTGTGCACGATGAACTGGTTCAGGTGCCGCGCCAGCTCGGTGAAGTGCGCTtggccatcgccgccctgcttGCTGGTGCCGAACTCGTACTCGAACAACGGGTTGTCTTGCGTGCCGATGATGACGAAGTAGTAGCTCATTGTCCCTGATTCGTCGGGTCCTTGTCTTGCCTGCGGCTTCGGCGTAAATTGTGTGTGTTGATAAGTTCGAGTTGGGAAGTGAGTCGCTATCGGTCTATCATTTGAGCTCCGTGCGGGCACGGGCAGTGGGTTGTGATACGATGTGGTCGGGAAGCTGCCAGTCTCATCTCATTGCATCGTCGTCGATGGGCGTTGGCTGATCAGACAGCTCCCCAGACTCGACCAGTTGCGCTAACCGAGCCGTTCACCTTGCAGGTGACATCTCTCTGGTGGGTCGCGGGGGAGTGTTCCCACTTGGCGATAAGATTTGGCCATCGTGATTGGCTTGGCGACCGCAACGAGGAGCCGCGTTTTTCTGCATGGACACCATGTGCAGGTTCCGTCCTCCGAGATCTCGCAATCCACCCAGGCGGACCGGTTGCAGCAGCTCCCACCGCCACGAAACATGTTCGGGCCGTTCAGAATCACCAATGCCCTAAGTGGGGGTCTTCTCTGGTGCGTTCGCCTCCAACCAACAACCAAACCGGTTTACAGACCCGAAATCGGCGCTGACCCGACGCCAACAGGAAGATCCCCTGGCGCCTGTCCCCGACGCAGAAGGCCCGGCAACGCAAGCGGTTGCGAGCCGTCGACAAAGTCATCGAGACCTTGAGCAATGCGTTGGCCAAGAAGGGCGAGACGCTCAAGTCGCTGGAGCGATGGAAGGCCGAGATGCCGACCGAGGCTCAGATGCTGCCCAAGGACAAGTACACCATGTTCGACCGGAAAGCCAAGAGATACCGCAAGGGCATCCACAGTATGTTTGCCCATCGCATGCATTTGAGATGGTTTCTGCGTTCCTGGTTTCTGTGTGCCTGCGCGACTGACTATCTGGGTTTCAGAGCTCCCCAAGTGGACGCGTGTGTCACAAAGGGTCAACCCCCCCGGCTTTTAGACGACGATGGGCGGTGGTTCTGGCACGTGTATACCCCTTGTACTATACCAACTGGAATAAACGGCGTTGTGATGGTATCAGAGCTTGGCGTCTACTGGCTACGTTCGGAATATTGGCAGCGTTACATCACAGATGGTCCTGTTTGCCGCCATGCGGGAGGACAGCAGGAGACGGAAGGCATTTTGAAGCGCCGCTTCGAAACCAACGCCTTGTATGTGATTCCCAGGGTATTATCTATTCTGCCCACATTCCCGCGCGCACACATACACACCAGGGTCATGCGGGCGCGCGAGCCTATCTCAGCCGTCCATAGTCATCATCGTAGTCCCTGGTCTCGCGTTCTCTCATCCGTGCCGCCTGAATCGCCCGcccaaggccgccgcggccctcgTCGTAGTCCTCGCGGTACTCATCTCGCACCTGTCCACCCGACTTGCCCCGGCCGTACTGCCGGCCCTCTGTGAATCCGGGATCCAAATCGGTCCGGATGACGCGCTCGTCCAGCTTGGTGCCCCCAATGTACTTCATGCAGTCGAGCGCGTCCTGGTGGGTGTAGTACTCGACGAAGCAGAAGCCGCACGGCGTCTTGTTGAATCGGTCGAGGCCCATGACTAGCCGCTTGATCTCGCCGCATTTGGAGAAGAGCTCGTATATTTGCTCTTCGGTGGTATAGAAGGACCTGGCGCGGGTTGAGGGTGATCAGCTTTGGTCCAACTCCTGTCGTTGGGGTCGCTGCGGCCGTGGAGCTTACAGGTTGCCGACGTAGAGCGTGGTCGCGTTCTTAAGCAGATCTTCCTCTGTCTGCTCGTTTTGCATGTTACTATCATCATCTCCGTCGCGTTGTTCCTTTTCAAATCGCCTCCGCTTGTTCTGTGACCCACACGAGACCACACGTTAGCTTTTGCTATGCCGTTCTGCGGAAAGGCAGCCTCGGGACTCACCCGGCTGGTGAAATAGGCGCTCGGCTGGTCGAGCCGCTCGACAGTTGGCCGAGGTCCTCGCAtttttgttgttgttgttgctgttgtgtTTCCAGGAATACGGAGGGATGGATTGATGGATGTATTCGCCAGCCTCTCTCTGCCTGTTGGCGATCGTTAACGTTTGAAGGTTGTCGCTGGTTCAATTGGCCGCTATCGTTATCGGCCAAAGTGGGTAACTACCATGGTAATTACGGATTACCTCTGTACTGTGGGCCTTGGGGCGTCGCGCAGTGCCAAGCCTGCGTGCGCCTAACAGAAAAAGCCTGGGCGAACAGTCGAACAGGCAATGCCAAGAGAACGCGCTAACAACAGTCACTGTTAAACAAAGTCGCAGCTTTGACAAGAGCTTCCGGGCCTCTTCCCAACCTCCCGCCAAAGCTGCACTTTACAACCTCAGCCTCGAGGCATCTGCCCAATTTCTGGCGGGCACTGTGAGTTGATACCATTGCAACTGGATGTTTCATTACAGCCAATATTTTACTGATATCGACGACCTAAAGACCGCTTTTTTCCTTTGCATTCCGTCCCGCGCCGATGCCCAAGATCAAAAGCTTCGCGCCCGGCTGGCTCAACGAGCCTTCTCCCGGCCACCAGCTGTTCGAGCAGTCGGACGACGATGCCAGGGGCCCTGCGGCTTTGGCATACGGCAAGAAGGCCAAGCCGGGCCCGCGGCGTACCATAGCACGGCGAGGCACCGAGGTTTTCGTTGCGAGCGGGAAGCAAATACGCTGGGGAGATCTCGCCTACCTCAAGGAGACGTGGGAAACAAGACAAGCACGGCCCACTGCGGGTGCTCGTATTAAGAGAGAGAGCCCAGACACCTCCTTCGAATATGGCGACGGAACAGCTGAAAATGGGAgtgttggtggtggaggtTTGGCACAAAGCTGCCGGGTGAGTGCGAGGCGCTGGTGCTCGACGCTGAGGAATTCGTGCTAACACATTCCGGGGATGCCAGATCATCAAGACCCCCGTCGCCGATGACATCCGCCAGTTGGTTATGTCGCCGAATCAGGACCTCTTGGCGGTTTTGACAGCGCATACCGTTCACATCTGCATCCTTCCCGATTCCTCCCACTTGTACGCCAAGGACGCGACGCCGTTCAAGCCCAAATTCTGGACTCTCGGGCCTACGACCCACGTTACCTCCCGCTCCGCGGTTGTATCCGCATTATGGCATCCGCTGGGCGTCAACGGGAGCACGCTGGTTACGATCACCGAGGACGCCGTGGTTCGCCTTTGGGAGCTGTCTACGGCGGACCGCCGGACCTTCGATGCGCCCACGCTTGCGGTGGACCTGAAGAGGCTCGCTGACGGCACGTCTTTGGGCCAGGACTTTAGCGCCTCCACGTCCGCCACGAACAAGGCCTTCTCTCCGGATTCGTTTGACATGGAGGTGGCGGCCGCATGCTTCCCTGCTAGGGGCTCTGGAGGCTGGTCGCCAATGACCCTGTGGGTGGCCATGACCTCAGGCGACGTCTACGCCCTTTGCCCCCTCTTGCCCAAGCGCTGGGCACCCCCTCCGACGCTGATCCCGGCGCTGTCCGTCGCGATAGTGGCCAGGGTCGCAGCGATAGAAGACGACCCCGAAGCTTCTGCTGAGGCCCGCCTTATGGCTCAACAACAACTCGAATGGATGTCCGACTTGGATAACCAAGAGCCCAAGATCATGGAAGGTAGCTTTGGAGATGCCTTGCAGGA comes from the Thermothielavioides terrestris NRRL 8126 chromosome 4, complete sequence genome and includes:
- a CDS encoding mitochondrial 54S ribosomal protein YmL31 — its product is MFGPFRITNALSGGLLWKIPWRLSPTQKARQRKRLRAVDKVIETLSNALAKKGETLKSLERWKAEMPTEAQMLPKDKYTMFDRKAKRYRKGIHKLPKWTRVSQRVNPPGF